From Pelagibacterium flavum:
ACCGGTTCAGCGGCGCGGAAACGCGCGCCGGAGGCTCTTGAAAGCCACCTCCCCATCGACACGATCCTGGTTGGTGACTGCATCGCGCACATGAATGCGCTTCCCGAAGCCTCGGTGGACCTGATCTTTGCCGATCCTCCCTACAACCTGCAACTCGAAGAAGGCCTGACGCGCCCCGACCAGTCCAAGGTCGATGCTGTCGACGACGAATGGGACAAGTTCGAGAGCTTTGCCCATTACGACGCGTTCACTCGCGCCTGGATGGCCGCGGCGCGCCGTATCCTGAAACCCAATGGCGCGATCTGGGTGATCGGCTCATATCACAACATTTTTCGGGTGGGCGCAGCGCTGCAGGATCTGGGGTTCTGGATGCTCAACGACGTCGTGTGGCGCAAGGCCAACCCGATGCCCAATTTCCGAGGCACGCGGTTCACCAACGCCCATGAAACCCTGATCTGGGCCTCACGGAGCCAGAAGAGTCGCCCCACCTTCAACTATGAGGCGCTCAAGCTTTCCAATGACGATACCCAGATGCGTTCGGACTGGCTGTTCCCCATTTGCACGGGCGGTGAGCGGCTCAAGGATGCCAATGATGAAAAGGTCCATCCGACCCAAAAGCCCGAAGCGCTGCTCTATCGCGTACTGATGGCCACGACAAAACCGGGCGATGTGGTGCTCGATCCGTTCTTTGGCACAGGCACGACTGGTGCCGTTGCCAAGAAACTGGGACGGCATTTCATCGGTATCGAACGCGAAAACGCCTATATAAATGCAGCTTTGAAACGCATTGCCGCCATCAAACCGCACGATTTGAATGCCATTGAAACTACAGTGCCCAAGCGGTCTGCACCGCGCATTCCATTCGGTTCGCTGCTCGAGCAGGGATTGATCGCACCGGGCACGAAACTTTTCGACGCTGGCAGGCGTTATTCTGCAGTGGTTCGTGCCGACGGTTCACTGATCAGCGACGACAAAAGTGGGTCAATCCACCGGGTCGGCGCTCTCGTTCAGGGATTTGAGGCCTGTAACGGCTGGACCTTCTGGCACTATGAGGACGGCAGCAAGCTCGCCCCCCTCGATACGCTTCGCGAGCACATCCGGGCTCGCATGGAAAAGCTTTCTGCCTGATTTTGACCTCCAATCAGTCAGGCATTCTGGCCCCCGGTCTTAGTCCGGGGGCTTTTTTTGTCTCATGGCGCACACCGCTGCGGGCATGAGCGATTATCGAATACCCGCAGTCTTGAGCACTTTGCGAAACAGGCTGGGCAGGGCCTCGCTGTCCAGCATCGTCTCCTCGGCCCACCAACCCTCGTCGAGAGGGTTGTCGGCTGTGATCGACCAGACGGTCAGGGTGAGGTGGAAATGAGTGAAGGTGTGGTTGACCTCTCCGACCGCGCGCCAATCTCCGGAAAATGGCAAGGAAACGACGGATTCGACATCGCCCCACGCGCTGCCCGGCGTTTCGGTCATTTTGGCCAGCATGCCCTTCGGCCCGCGCTGGCGGAGGAAAACTTTGCCGTCCGGGTGGCGGATGACGAAGGCATGGCCGTGCCGCCGCGGCTTTTCTGCCTTTGCCGGCGGGACCGGGAAAGCCACGGGATTTCCGGTTTTTGTTCCCCGGCAGTCCGGTTCAAGCGGACACAAAAGGCAATTTGCGCGGCGCGGGGCGCAGATCGTGGCGCCAAGGTCCATCATGGCCTGGGCAAAATCGCCGGCGCGCCCAGGCACTGCATTTTGCACCGTGGCGCGGACCAGAGGCTTTTCCTCACGCACCGGCTTTGACAAAGCCAGATAGCGGGCAATCACACGATCGACATTGCCATCGACCACGGCCACGCGCTCGTCATGACAGATGGCGGCGATGGCAGAGCTTGTGTAGTCGCCGATGCCCGGGAGATCGCGCAGGGCGGCAGCTGTCGTGGGAAATACTCCCCCGTGATGGACAACGACGGCGGTAGCGCAGGCATGAAGATTGCGGGCGCGGGCATAATAGCCAAGCCCTGCCCATTGCACGAGCACGTCATCGAGCGGAGCGGCGGCGAGATCCTGAACGGTGGGCCAGAGCCTTGTGAAAGCCGCGAAATATTTGCGCACCGCGGCGATGGTCGTCTGCTGAAGCATGATCTCGCTCAGCCAGACGAAATAGGGGTTCGGCTTTACGCCTCGGGCCCGATCTGCGGGCGAGACGCGCCAGGGCAGATCGCGCGCGTGGCGATCGTACCAATCGAGAACTGCGTCCGCATCAATGGCAGAAATTTCGGAGTGTTGCATGGAAGCGGTCTGGGCCATATTGAACACCTACAGAGCCAAAGGACATTGGCGCAAGCATGGCTAGCAAATCTCCACCGCCAAAGCGCAGCAACCGCACGGTTCAACTGGGCGACATGATCGGCAAAACGCTCGACCCGGCGCTCAAAAAGCGCGGATTTGCGGGCCGCGACCTGATCGCCCATTGGCAAACCATCGCGCCGCCGCCCTGGGACAAGATTTCCATGCCCGACAAGCTGGTCTGGCCGCGCCGCGATCGCCCTGATCCAGAAGGGGCGATATTGCATCTGCGGTGTCTTGAGGGCCACGGCCTGGCGCTGACCCATGAAGGACAGGCCATTGCTTCAGCCATAAACCGCTATTTCGGCTATCTGATTGTCGGCTCGGTTCGTCTCTCCCCCATGCCGCTGGTGGCCGAAACGAAAAGCCCCGAGCCTCCCCGGACCTTGCCGCGCGCCGCGATTGACAGCATAAGGGCGCAAACGGGCACCATCGAGGATGATGGCCTGCGCGAAGCGTTGGAAAAACTGGGGCGCGGTGTTTTGGGGAAACGCGGCCGATAGCTGTCTGTCGGGTTATTTGTGCCCGATTTCACCGGCATGTGAACGTCCTGCCCCCTTGCCGCCGGATTCGCCCCGTGTAGTGTGCGCCATAATTTGTTGAGCCATTAAGGAGCAAACCATTGCCGCTCAATCGCAGAAACCTGCTGATCGCCGGGTCCAGTGTCGGACTTGCCACGCTCATCTATGGATGCAGCGACTCCAGTGCCGAGGCTGAAGTGACAGCCAATGTCGTCAACGATGCCGAGCCTGAGGCCAGCGGTGACGTCGCACTCTATGACGGATCGGCTATCGAACCGATCAATGGCGATGCGATCAACAATCCCCCTCTGGCCGATCGTCCGATGGGCGGCGTCGATGCGAGCGTGACTGTGGTCGAATATATCTCCCCGACCTGCCCGCATTGTGCGGCCTTCCACATGTCGGCTCTGCCGCAACTCAAGGAAGACTATATCGATACTGGCAAGATCCGCTTTATTGCCCGGCCGTTCCGCCGCAACGTGCTCGATCTGGCCGTCTTCATGGTGGCTGAAGCCGCTGGCGACCAGTACAACGAAGTGCTCAGCGCCTATATGGAAAGCCAGAATGTGTGGGCCGCGAGCAAAAATCCGCGCCAGGCGATCTTCGAAATCGCAGAACAATTCGGGTTTACACAGGAAAGGTTCGAGGAAGTCTTGACCGACCAGGAAATGTTGGCTGCTATCGAAGCGACCCGCGAGCAGGCGCTCAACGAATTCGGGCTGCAAGGCACGCCGACTTTCTACATCAATGGGGACAGGTTCGAGGGCACACCTGACTATGCAGGGCTTTCCGCCGAAATCGAGAATCGCCTCTAACTCCGCCCTTTTTCGAGGCGCGGAATGAAATTTTCGCGCCTCAAGCTCTTAGGCTTCAAATCCTTTACCGATCCCGTTGAACTCGTTCTCGAACCCGGAATCACCGGAGTCGTCGGGCCCAACGGGTGTGGCAAATCCAATCTCGTCGAAGCGCTGCGCTGGGTGATGGGTGAAAGCTCATATAAGGCCATGCGCGCCTCGGGCATGGATGATGTGATCTTTTCGGGCTCGGGCAACCGGCCCGCCCGCAATTCGGCGGAAGTTACAGTCGTTCTCGACAATTCCGACCGCACCGCGCCACAGGCCTTCAATTCGGCCGACACCATAGAGATCTCCCGCCGCATTGAGCGTGAGCAAGGCTCTGTCTATCGAATCAACGGCCGCGACGTGCGGGCGCGCGACGTGCAACTGATGTTTGCCGACGCTTCGACCGGCGCGCACTCGCCTGCCCTTGTACGGCAGGGCCAGATCGGCGAGCTGATCGCCGCCAAGCCGACCCAACGCCGGGCGCTGCTCGAAGAAGCCGCTGGCATTTCGGGGTTACATTCGCGCCGGCACGAGGCGGAATTGCGTTTGCGGGCAGCCGAGCAGAACCTTGAGCGAGTCGACGACATCATCGCCCAGGTCGAAGTGCAGCTTGAAACGCTCAAGCGCCAGGCGCGGCAGGCGACACGCTACCGGGCACTTTCGGGCGACATTCGGCGCGCCGAGGCAACGCTTTATCACATCCGGTGGGTCAAGACGCGCTACGCCGAAAAGGAAACCGAAGCGCAGCAGGGGCGCCTTATCAGCCAGTTGGCCGACGCGTCGCACCTTGAGCATCAGGCCAAGAAACTGGTCGAAGCGATGGATGCCGAGCTGCAACCCTTGCGCGATGCGGATGCCGCGGCGGGGGCCGTATTGCAGCGGCTGACCATTTTGCGCGGGCAGCTAGAGGATGAGTTGCGGCGCGCAAACTCACGCCGGGCTGAACTCGATGACCGGCTCAAACAGATCGATACCGACATTGCGCGCGAGACAGCGCTGATCGGGGACAGCGAAGGGCTGATCGAAACGCTCGAAGGGGAACGGCTCGAACTGGCAGAAGCCGCCGAAGCGGAAAATGAAGCGAGTGAAATGGCCCGCGCGCAAGCCGATGAGGCCCGTGCGGCGCTCGATGAAGCTGAAGCCGCGGCCCGCTCGGCAGCCGATGCGGTTGCCGCGATACGCGCGCAACGCACGCAAGCGACCAGAGCCGCCGAAGAAGCCAGCCAGCGCGTTGGAAAGCTACAATCCCAGCAATCTGATATCGCCCGCGATGTTGCGGCACTTGAAGAAAGCCTTTCGGCCGATCACACGGTCGCCGAACGTCAGGCCACGCTCGACGAGGTCCTTGAGGCGTTCGCCATTGCCGAAGCGGAGGTGGAAACCGCCGAGATCGAGACGGCAGAGGCGGTCTCCGCGCTTGAAGCTGCCCAGCCGCAATTGGCCGATATCGAAGGGAGGCTCAATCGGCTCGAAAGCGAGGCCGAAACACTGGCTCGCGTACTCAATGTCGATGGCGGTTCGCTCTGGCCGGCCATTGTTGATGCGCTTCGCGTAGCGCCGGGAATGGAAACCGCGCTGGGCGCGGCGCTGGGCGATGATCTTGAGGCTTCCGACGATACGGCCGCCCCCCTTTATTGGACAGAGAGCGCAGGACCTGATGACCCGGCATTGCCCGAGGGTGTGGTGGCGCTTTCGAGCCATGTTTCAGGGACCGCCCTGCTCAAACGCCGTCTTGACCAGATCGGCGTTGTCGATAGCGCGGCGGACGGTGCGCGGCTGATGGCTTTGCTCAAGCCCGGACAGCGGCTGGTCAGCACCGATGGCGGGCTGTGGCGGTGGGACGGATTCGTTGCCAAGCCCGATGCGCCCAGCGCGGCGGCACAAAGGCTGGCGCAGCGCAACCGGTTGGCCGAACTCGACAGCGAGATCGCCGGATTGCGCGGGGCGCGAAACGAGGCGCAGGCAACACTTTTTACTTTGCGGACGCGCGTGGAAGTGGCGCGCGAGGCCGAAGTCGCCTGCCGGAGCGCGTGGCGGGAAGCTCAACGAGGCATCGCAGCGGCGCAAGCGGGCGTCGACGCGGCGCAGAAAAATCTGGCGGAGCTGACCGCACGCCGCACGGCGTTGGCCGAATCGCGCGTGCGGATCGAGGAGAATTTGGCCGAGGCCGTGGCCATTGCCGAGGAGGCACAGGCGGCACTGGAAGAGCTCGGGGCCGAAGGTGAGGCTGTACGAGAGGCCGAGATGCGCCAGCGCGCGCTGGCCAATTTGCGCGAAGCGGCCGAGCAGGCGCGGGTGCGGCTGGCCGGGTTCGAAAGCGCGTCGCAAATGCGGACCTCGCGACTGTCGCGGATCGGGCAGGAACTGGAAAGCTGGCAACGGCGACGGGCCGGCGCGCAAAGCCAGATCGAAACGCTCGAGCGCCGTAAGGGCGAAATCGAGGCCCAGATTTCCGAACTCAACGCGACACCGGATGCCTTCGATCTCAGGCGCGCCGAACTTGAGGACCAGATCGAAGACGCCCAATATGCCCGAAAGCGGGCTTCGGACAAATTGAACGAGGCCCAGGGTGCATTTCGCGAGGCGGACAAGGCCGCACGGCTGGCCGCTGAGGGCTTGGCCGATACCCGTGCGGAGATGGCGCGGGTGGAAGAACGGCTCAAGGGCAATATCGCCACTCGCCAGCAGATCGAACGTCAGATCGCCGAAACACTGGGTATATCGGCCGACAAGACCGCCGAGGCCGCCGGCATCAAACCGGAATCCGCCCTGCCTGAAGAATCGGCCACCGAGGCCCGCCTCGACCGGCTAAAGGCCGAGCGCGAGCGGTTGGGCGGTGTCAATCTGATGGCCGAGCAGGAAGCCGAAGAGGTTCAGGACAAGCTCGACAAGATGGTGGCCGACCGCGAGGATCTGATCGCGGCAATCGCCAAGCTGCGCACCGGCATTTCCAACCTCAACCGCGAGGGTCGCGCACGGCTCAACGAGGCCTTCGAGAAGGTCAACAACCATTTCCGCGACCTGTTCACCACGCTGTTCGGCGGCGGGACGGCGGAGTTGACCTTCGTTGAGAGCGACGACCCGCTGCAGGCCGGGCTGGAAATCATCGCCAGGCCGCCGGGCAAGAAGCCCCAGACCATGACGCTGCTTTCGGGCGGAGAGCAGGCGCTGACTGCGATGAGCCTGATCTTTGCGGTGTTCCTGACCAACCCCGCGCCGATCTGTGTGCTCGACGAGGTCGACGCGCCGCTCGACGACGCCAATGTCGAGCGGTTCTGCAATCTTTTGGAATCGATGCGCCAGCGCACCGACACGCGCTTTGTGGTCATCACCCACAACCCCATCACCATGGCGCGCATGGACCGGCTGTTCGGGGTCACCATGCCCGAGCGGGGGGTGAGCCAGCTTGTTTCGGTCGATCTGCGCACCGCCG
This genomic window contains:
- a CDS encoding DsbA family protein; amino-acid sequence: MPLNRRNLLIAGSSVGLATLIYGCSDSSAEAEVTANVVNDAEPEASGDVALYDGSAIEPINGDAINNPPLADRPMGGVDASVTVVEYISPTCPHCAAFHMSALPQLKEDYIDTGKIRFIARPFRRNVLDLAVFMVAEAAGDQYNEVLSAYMESQNVWAASKNPRQAIFEIAEQFGFTQERFEEVLTDQEMLAAIEATREQALNEFGLQGTPTFYINGDRFEGTPDYAGLSAEIENRL
- a CDS encoding DUF721 domain-containing protein, with the translated sequence MASKSPPPKRSNRTVQLGDMIGKTLDPALKKRGFAGRDLIAHWQTIAPPPWDKISMPDKLVWPRRDRPDPEGAILHLRCLEGHGLALTHEGQAIASAINRYFGYLIVGSVRLSPMPLVAETKSPEPPRTLPRAAIDSIRAQTGTIEDDGLREALEKLGRGVLGKRGR
- a CDS encoding A/G-specific adenine glycosylase; translation: MAQTASMQHSEISAIDADAVLDWYDRHARDLPWRVSPADRARGVKPNPYFVWLSEIMLQQTTIAAVRKYFAAFTRLWPTVQDLAAAPLDDVLVQWAGLGYYARARNLHACATAVVVHHGGVFPTTAAALRDLPGIGDYTSSAIAAICHDERVAVVDGNVDRVIARYLALSKPVREEKPLVRATVQNAVPGRAGDFAQAMMDLGATICAPRRANCLLCPLEPDCRGTKTGNPVAFPVPPAKAEKPRRHGHAFVIRHPDGKVFLRQRGPKGMLAKMTETPGSAWGDVESVVSLPFSGDWRAVGEVNHTFTHFHLTLTVWSITADNPLDEGWWAEETMLDSEALPSLFRKVLKTAGIR
- a CDS encoding chromosome segregation SMC family protein is translated as MKFSRLKLLGFKSFTDPVELVLEPGITGVVGPNGCGKSNLVEALRWVMGESSYKAMRASGMDDVIFSGSGNRPARNSAEVTVVLDNSDRTAPQAFNSADTIEISRRIEREQGSVYRINGRDVRARDVQLMFADASTGAHSPALVRQGQIGELIAAKPTQRRALLEEAAGISGLHSRRHEAELRLRAAEQNLERVDDIIAQVEVQLETLKRQARQATRYRALSGDIRRAEATLYHIRWVKTRYAEKETEAQQGRLISQLADASHLEHQAKKLVEAMDAELQPLRDADAAAGAVLQRLTILRGQLEDELRRANSRRAELDDRLKQIDTDIARETALIGDSEGLIETLEGERLELAEAAEAENEASEMARAQADEARAALDEAEAAARSAADAVAAIRAQRTQATRAAEEASQRVGKLQSQQSDIARDVAALEESLSADHTVAERQATLDEVLEAFAIAEAEVETAEIETAEAVSALEAAQPQLADIEGRLNRLESEAETLARVLNVDGGSLWPAIVDALRVAPGMETALGAALGDDLEASDDTAAPLYWTESAGPDDPALPEGVVALSSHVSGTALLKRRLDQIGVVDSAADGARLMALLKPGQRLVSTDGGLWRWDGFVAKPDAPSAAAQRLAQRNRLAELDSEIAGLRGARNEAQATLFTLRTRVEVAREAEVACRSAWREAQRGIAAAQAGVDAAQKNLAELTARRTALAESRVRIEENLAEAVAIAEEAQAALEELGAEGEAVREAEMRQRALANLREAAEQARVRLAGFESASQMRTSRLSRIGQELESWQRRRAGAQSQIETLERRKGEIEAQISELNATPDAFDLRRAELEDQIEDAQYARKRASDKLNEAQGAFREADKAARLAAEGLADTRAEMARVEERLKGNIATRQQIERQIAETLGISADKTAEAAGIKPESALPEESATEARLDRLKAERERLGGVNLMAEQEAEEVQDKLDKMVADREDLIAAIAKLRTGISNLNREGRARLNEAFEKVNNHFRDLFTTLFGGGTAELTFVESDDPLQAGLEIIARPPGKKPQTMTLLSGGEQALTAMSLIFAVFLTNPAPICVLDEVDAPLDDANVERFCNLLESMRQRTDTRFVVITHNPITMARMDRLFGVTMPERGVSQLVSVDLRTAETFLEAS
- a CDS encoding site-specific DNA-methyltransferase — its product is MLRTGSAARKRAPEALESHLPIDTILVGDCIAHMNALPEASVDLIFADPPYNLQLEEGLTRPDQSKVDAVDDEWDKFESFAHYDAFTRAWMAAARRILKPNGAIWVIGSYHNIFRVGAALQDLGFWMLNDVVWRKANPMPNFRGTRFTNAHETLIWASRSQKSRPTFNYEALKLSNDDTQMRSDWLFPICTGGERLKDANDEKVHPTQKPEALLYRVLMATTKPGDVVLDPFFGTGTTGAVAKKLGRHFIGIERENAYINAALKRIAAIKPHDLNAIETTVPKRSAPRIPFGSLLEQGLIAPGTKLFDAGRRYSAVVRADGSLISDDKSGSIHRVGALVQGFEACNGWTFWHYEDGSKLAPLDTLREHIRARMEKLSA